The genomic region CCGAGCATAGTGCCAGACACCGCCGTAGGCAATGTTTGCGCAGGTCAGGGCGCAGGCATCTCGGGATTACCAGAGCAGGTCGAGGTTGTGCACGTCGATTCCACGCCTGCCGGCCAGCCATGTCTTTATCACGTCGACGAGGTCGGATTCGTGGCCGGCGAGTCCAAGTCGTTGCGCATCATCCGACGTTGTGGGCATGTGGTCGTGTCCATCCTGGGGTGCACCGTGCGAGCATTTCGAGCACATCAACCGGATCCCGGACCAATCGTCGAGTCCGAGCCCCCGCTGTCCAAGGAGGGCCGCCAGTGCCTGGACATCGTCGCCGGTCGCACCGACTATCTGTGCCTGCCATGTCGGCAGGCCGGATTCTTTGAGACGTCCCAGCTCGTCGAAGACCGACACCTCCTGTCCGTCGAGTCGTCGGGTCCCTTTGGGTTCGCCGTCGTGCAGGACAGTATCCCGGAACCGATGGCCGGACTCCGGCATGGGAACGCTTGCAATGACTGCATGGGCCGGGCTCCGGCGCCAGCACCAGACCACTTCAGTGTTCCCGGCCCCAAATAGCACTTGGTGAGGAAGGCTGGGCCGGTCGGGATTCAGCCGAACGGGAGCCATGCCGCAGTCGACGTCGATGGGCCCGGAGTCGGCCCGAAATTGGTCCAGTCCGTACGCGACCCACGCGTGCCTGGCGGTGGCCCAGTCACCGAGTGCTGTGGATGCGATGCCCAGGTTCCAGGCGGCAGGATTGGCTCCGTTGAACTCTTCAGCATCCTTCGGAGTGAAGAGTTTCAGCGCCCGCGTGTTGCGGTTCAGGCTTTCCGGCCAGTTGCCAAGGGCTTTGGACAGCAGACCGGCTTGAAACCAGCTGTAATAGGACTCCGGAGTCAGCTCCAGCAGCTCGGAGGCCAGCACTGCCGCGAGGCCGGCGTCCCCGGCCTCATCCGCAGCCTTCCAGTCTGACCACACATCGTGAGGTGTCCGCTTCTTCCCAAACCCCGCCCAAGTTCGTCCCATGATCCGAACAGTATGCAACGCGCGCGGCTCTGCCCGAACGCAACGCAGCACGAAACCACACGACCGGCGTATCAGGGCATTCCCATGGCTCCCTGGGAGTCCTGGGAGTCTTGGGAGTCCTGGGGGCTTGGAAGTATCAACATGCCGCCACGGAAGCACAAATATGGCTTGCGAGAGCCTCCAGATGCCCGATGCTGCCCAGCACAGAATTTCCTGGGAACAGCCGGGGCATATCCCCCTGCCCCAAGACACGGATTAACCAGAAAGACCCCCGGAATCTCAAGGATTCCGGGGGTCTTATCTGGTAGCGGTGGGGAGGCTCGATCTCCCGACCTCACGATTATGAGTCGTGCTGTAAAACGTTATCCCTGAAGGCTTTATGGCATGGCATGCAGCCATTTGGCAGCCATGTGGTTTACGGCGACTGACTACCGACCACCCGTTCAACTAGGGCAAGGCTCGATTCAGCAGGCCGTCCACGGCCCTGGCGGACGCCTGCGCGTCGTCCGCCAGTAGCTGGGCATACACGTCCAGTGTGGTCACAGCGGAGCTGTGACCGGCGATCTGCTGGACGGTCTTGATGTTGGAGCGCTCGCTAACCCACAGTGTGACTGCCGTTCTCCGCAGGTCGTGGAACACGATCGAAGGAAAGGCGGGGTCCGTTTCCTGGCACCGCGCGATGGCGGGGTGCAGTGTTCGGCGCGCGAAGTTGGATGACCTTAACGCGCCGCCGGGCGGCGATGTGAACACGAGGTTTTCCGGCCGCATTCCGTCGACGTGGATCTTCAGCAACTCGGCCACCGATGCCGGGATGGGAATCCCCCGGGGCTTGCGGCCCTTTGTGGTTCCCCTGAGTTGCAGGTGCCCGTCCACGGAAACCAAGGCTGTCCGAGCAATAACCTGGGGCGCGGCACCGAACGTCAGCGCGTCAACTTTGAGACCGGCAATCTCGGACCACCGCAGGCCGGTCGTGCCGGCGAACAAGATCAGCAGCCCGTATGCGTCGTGGGGGGTCCTCCAGTACCGCCCTCCGGTTGCTGCCTGAGCGGCCAGGGCTTTCAGCTGCGAAACCGTCAGCGCGGCAGGCTCCCGGATCGGTTCCGGCTTTGGCACGTTATTGATTGTTGCGTTGCGGGCGGGATTGGCAGGCAGGTATCCACTGCCCACGGCGTATTCGAGCATCCGCCCGAGCTGGCGGTATGAACGCTGGCGGGCATCGTCCGTGGCGAACGTTTTCAGCCACTCATTGATGACCGTAAGCGTGATGGTGGCAAGGGCCCGTGCTCCAGGTGGGGCTTCATGTGTGTTTCATAAATCCGCTTATACCCTGCCACTGTGACTGGCGATGCGGGTCGCATGCCCCTCGCCCCGACCTTTTCAATACGGGCTATCCATTCTTCGTGGAGGTCGTGAAAGCGCATCCTGCCGCCCTTTCGGGTGTCCACGAGGGTGCCGCCAGCCTTCGCGGTGTTGATCTGCAGCTCGTGCGCCTGCGCTTCCCCCTTCGTCCTAAAGCGCTTGTATCTCCGCTTGCCGTCGACACGGTAGTCGTGCTGGTACTTCCCGTTCGCAAGCTTGTTGATTGCCATGCCGCAAGAGTGGCCAGAAAGTCGCGCATTCTCGAGCTCCAAAAATGACTTTTTCTCAACACAATATTCATATCGGGCCTTCTCCAAGGCCCTCCGCAGGTCCCGGAGCCACCGAGTATCTGTTCAATTCCCGCCGCGGGGAGCCGCTCCCCCTTCCCTGATTCCGTCATGTACCGCAATGACGCCTGCCCTATTCGCATTCAACGTGCACGTCGCCGGTCGGCCTTCAGCCGACAGCCAAACCGTCTGGAGATTCCTTGTCCGTCACCCCCGTTCATGACAACGCCAGTGTCGAAAAGGCACAGCAGCTTAGCCAGTCCCTGTACATGACCCGTCGCACCACTGCGAAATTCATGGGCGTGAGCGAGAAGTTTCTTGCCACCCACCTGACCGACGGCCCCAAGCGTCTGCGGGTGGGGTCGAAGATTGTCTACCGCTTGTCAGACGTGGAGCACTGGATGCGCCAGCAGGAAATCACGCGGTAAGCAAGCGGACGGGGCGGCCTGCCCGGAGGCCGTGGCACGCCTCCGGGCAGGGCCGGCGGCGGTCCCCCGGAACGCACCGAGAAGGCCGATACCGCCCCCTCGCGCCGCTTACCCGAGAGTGCAACCGGCTTCCAGCTGCCCGCCCAAGGCCGGAACTCTCTCTCTTGCACCAACGGCGGATGGTCCGTCCATCCTCTCGAAATCACCACACGTCTTCCTCGACCGGGCCCTGCCCGCCTGCGTCAAACCTTTCGAGCCACTATCTACTGGAGGTACCTATGTCCCCTCTGACCGAACCGCCGTTTGCGGCAGGCCCTGCGCAGACAACCGAGTCACCGACTGCCGATGATCTCGGCGGCAACAACTCCGCGTTCGCGGCGGTGAACCCCTTCCTGGACCGCTGGCTCGAAGTTGTCGGCGGCGACAGCCAACTGTCGCCTGAGGCCTTCATGGTGGCAACCGTCCTGGCCCGGTCCGTCACCCTCGGCCGCGTGGCCTTCACCAACTGGCAGCGGGTGAATGTCTCGCTCGGCCGCCAGAGGACTGACTTCGGGGTGTTCGAAAGCATCCGTGAACTCCAGACGGCTGGCTACCTGGGCCGTTTCCAGGGCACCCGCTACAACAAGTCCCGCGGGTGGTCACTGTTTCTGCCGGAGCAGGAACTGTGACGACGGTTCCGAGCATGTCGTCGCGCCCGTTGCAGTACTCGAAGGCGATTCGGGAGTCCGATCTGCCGACCGGGGTCAGGGCTGTCTGCTGGGCGTTGGCCACCTACGCCAACAACAACACCGGTATTGCCTATCTGACGGTTGCAACGCTCGCAAAGGCCACGGGGTTCTCCGAGGCCACCGTTTCAACGCACACAGGGGTCGCCGAGGCAGAGGGCTACCTGCGCAAAGACCGACAATACAACAGGTCAATCATCTACACCATCACGGTTCCCATCGTCGAAGAACCGGCGAACTCGCAGATCGCCGGCACGGTGACGGAAATGCCGATATGGGACTGGGTTGAGCAGGAACGGGCGAAGCGGGCGACCCTCACAAACGGCCCTGACATCACCCCGTAGGACCGCATCAAGTAGCCCGAGACATCCACCCCGGTGGCTGCCAAAAGCTCCCGGGGTACCCCGGGACAGTCGCTCTACTCCTGCCCCGGGATTTCGTTCCCCGGACCCCGGAAATTCCGCTGCCTAACTACCTCACCTTTCTACCTTGGGTAGAACTACCTAAAAAGTTCTACCCAATTGGAACTACCTCAATTGATCTACCTCACGGCTTCGACGCCCCTGACGGGCGGCGAAGTCCATTACCGGCAAAGGCGGGGTCTGCAGACCTCGTTGCGGTGGTCTACCTCAGTAGACCTGCACCTCTCCCGGGACTACGTTCGACGCCCCACAGTGGCGGAGACCGGTGACCTTGCCTTAGGGCAAGGCCTCTCCTTCCCGAAGATAGGCCGGGACCAGACCCCACCGTCCCGGGCCAACTGCTGCCTGGTCAAGGAGAGCGATGACCTTGCCGTGGGGCAAGGCCATCGGCGGGAGTGGGACCGCCCCGAAACCGGATTAAAGATTCGGCTGGTCCAGGGAAGCGGAGCGCAGCGCAGCCCGAAGGGCGGAGCAAGCTCCGCGTAACTCAACGATTTATTGCCTTGCCCTGTGCCGATTTCAACCAACCCGACGACAAGAAACCGAGGTCGCCATGAAAGATTCCATGTCCCGGCGCGCCCAAGACCCTCCTGAAACGCTTCGCCAGGCGAGGATCTTCGATAGCACTAAGCGTCACTATGAACGCCTTGGCCTGTGCCGCGTCTGCGCGGCCCAAGCGTCCTTTGGCCACCAGCGGGGGTTCTCCCAGATCAATCCGCCGTGTCACGAGTGCCAGCCGAAAGTCGACGACTTCCCGACCGACAAGCCGGGGTTGTGGCGCTCCTACTCTCCGCGGCGTGGAGCCGGGTTCTCTTCCTCGGTGCGCCCCGGGATGGGCAAGTAGCGGCCCCTGGTGAGGAATTTCTGGCAACGGTACTGGTGGGAGCGCCCGGAATTCCGTTCCCGCCTGACAGCGTCAATAATTGCGCCCGTGGGGGCGCGCTGTTGAACTACTGCGGACCGAAGAGTCGGGCGGGACTCTTCCGGCCCTTCGGGCAAGCCGTTGCCGCTTCCCACATGGATGTTGCCAGCACGATTCCGGGCACGCCATGGCTCGGTCACGTACACGATCGCGCTTCCAAGATAATGATGCTCGGAGGGCCCCAGCCGAGGTGATGTCAGTACCGCCGACCGGGCTGCGACCCGTTTCATCCCGATCACGGCGAGCACTTCTCCGCCGAGATACGGGCCAAAGATACACAACAGGCCCTGTGCGAGGAATTTCTGACAACGGTGCTGGCGCAGGGCACCCGATGTCCCTTGTCGGCTGACAGCGCCATCAAAAGGGCCACCGACGGGTTGTTGGCCGGCAGTGAAGGAGCGCGTGAAGCCGGTCGGACGCATGACGTGGGAGGCATTGTTCATGCCCATGCTGAGATGAGGCCGCTGGATCACGGCGTGCAGTTTCCATAACCGGGCCCATTCGCAAGCCCCCTGGGCCCCGAGGCCGAGGCCCCGAGCGCCGATGACTCTGCCGCCATCCGGTGGCGGTTTTGCCACCACCGAGTACTCCGCGCCCCGATGGCGTATGCCACTTCCTCCCCGAGTACGGCCCATGTGCGGCACTGAGCCGATCGCCGCTCCCACAACTGCAGCCCTGAAGGGCTAATTCACCCGCCTACCCCCATAAAAGCAACAGGTAGCGGACGGTCGTCAAGGGCTACCTTCCGGCAGTGGCATGAGCATGATTGCGGAGCCGGATTAATGTCCAGCGGATCTGTTTTTCTTTGGCCCAGGGTGAGAAGATGACGCCATTCGTCAACTTCGCTGAAGGTGGGGAAATGGCCAGGAAGAAAGGTAGTTCCGCCGCAGGGCTCGTCGGGGTGGGGCCCTGGGCGTTTCTCGTTGCGGCTGCCGTTGTCTACTATTTCTGGTGGTTCTTCTTGATCATCATCGGCCTCGTGGCGCTCACGGCCTGCTACATCGCGGTCCGCCGCGCCAGCGCCAAGGTGGAGCCGAAGCCGGTGCCAGTGGTGCAGCCGCCAAAGGCGCCGAAGCCGGCGGCGGAGAAGCCCAAGGAACCAGCCCCGCCGGTGTACTGGAGGAAGTGGGACGGGACCCACAAGTGGGCCGTCGGACAGGACAAGGACGAGTGGGACCATGCCTTCGACGAAATCTTCAAGAGCGCCGAGGCGCGTGCGGAGCGTCAGCCGAAGCCGCAGCCGGTCTCAATGGATGACGTCTCTGCCCAATTGAGAGCCAGGCCGGAGCAGCTCGGTGCGGAGACCGACAGCGCGTCGGCGCCGCGGCCGGCCTCAGCGGAAGGCGATGTGTATGGCCGCCTGAGGTCCAAGCTGGACCAGCTCGGTTAGGCTTGCCCCGCCGGCTCGGGGGTCCACAAAGGAGCGCGGCCGCGCCGGTCGACCGGCGGCGGAGGCGTTCAGCCTCAGGGGCCAGAATCATGCTGTCCTTGCCGCTCTCCGGCTCATCTGTCCGGACCACATGATGCCCCTGGGGCGCCGGATGACTCGACCGAATCCAGCGCGGCATAGGAGTCCCTGCGCCCCGGCCACCCCTCGAACTGCAACACAACAGCAAGCGCTAGTGGTTCGTCGAGGGTGACAAGAACCTGCGGGAGAGTATCGCTGGCGAGAGCTGTGTGGCCATTGCCGAGGCGATGGGCGGCCGGTCTTTGGCGTCCGTTTACAAGCGCCGGGACATATTGGGGCTCTCCGCGGTCCGGAAGCGGCACCGAGTCGCCAAGCCCTGGGAAATCCAGTAGCCTTCTGGCGCCGGGGAGTCCGGCGCACTAAGAGGGGGAACCTTGGCACGCAAAAAGTCCTACGGATTCGGCAGCTTGCTGCTCGACGTCATCCTGACACTGCTCACCGGTGGCCTCTGGCTCGTCGTGATCCTAATCAAGTTCCTCCGGAGCAACTCCCGCTAATACGGATGGACACCCGTCCCCTCTGCTCCTCTCGAGCAAGGGGCGGGTCTTCTCGTCCGGCCGGTCCACATTTGTTCGATATGCGAACTTCTGAACCCGTTCGCAATTCCGGCCGCTATCACGCGCGGGCGGGGAAAGCAGGCCGGGTGGGGCCACCCCCCACCCGTTCGACGCCTCGCCACTCCATCCGGCGGCAGGCATGGCCTGATGGTCCCCGGAAAAGGTCCGCGTCCGGGCGCACCTTAGGGCCGCCGGTCATCTCATGCCCCGCCTGTGTCCCTCATCTCGACGATGATGTGGGCATCGAAATCGGCGTCGACGTCGCGGATATTTGTCCCAAGATACCCGTAGCGCCCCAGTCCCGAGCCGCCCATCATGCACGCAAGCAGCCACAAGGGTTGCGTTGCGGAACTGCTGTTCAGGCGCTCGATGAGCGCGCGACTGGCTGGCGTGGAGTCGTTGACCGAGTTAGGCCTGCAACGGCACATTGCAGGATTCGCAGCGCCGGCGGGCACCGATGCCGGTGTCTGCTATGACGAGGATTCCGTCCGGGTTGCGCTCCCAGACAGTTCCGACGGTCAAGCACCAGGCCCGGTGGGGGCTTCGCCCGTCCGGGTGACGTAAACTTGGCCGGGACCGACCTTCGGCGAATTGTCATGTGCGCGGCGGAATTCCGGCTCGACCGCGTCCAAAGGACCGAGATCGTTGGCCTTCTCGTGTGCTTTGGCTGCTGATCGCCAAGGGCAGAGCTTCCGTTCCGTCTGCATATGCGAATGCTACCGGAATGGCCTGTAGCGTCCGTGAGCGCATGGTCCAGCGACGGGTTGGACGCTTTTCTGTAGCGATCATTATGCCTGCGTCCACCATGAGGCACGACGCCGCCCGCATTTGGCCAACTCCATGCAACTGCGGCAGTCAAGGGCCACTATTGCACTTCACGCATAGAAGTCCCAGGATGCCGGGCTCCCTCGTAACCCGGGCAGCCACCACCACGACGTCCCAGCCGAAACGGCTCGGACCGACTGCCGCCGTATAGAGGGGCGCAGCAGAGGCGCTGGCCGTACGCGATGCTGGAAAGTCTCACGGGGACGCCTGCCAAGATGACGTTGGCCGGCACGACGCCCCCGTGCCAAGAGACGCAGGTGAGTCATGAGGCGTAGTAGCGACGTTGGAGAGACGTAGGTGAGCCGCGATCGCCAGCGCCTCGTCGCAAGAGACGCTGGTGCGCCAACTTCCAAAGCAGGATTGCAGGACTCGGCGGTGTCTGTGCGGCCGAGTCCTGCAGCCACCCTGGGAGGGATGCTGGCCTGGACTCAGGACAGGTTCATGGCGGAGAGGCCACGCCACTTCCTCCACCGGGCCAACGGGAGGCGCTTCCACAACGGGACGACGTTGACAC from Arthrobacter sp. NicSoilB8 harbors:
- a CDS encoding helix-turn-helix domain-containing protein, whose translation is MSVTPVHDNASVEKAQQLSQSLYMTRRTTAKFMGVSEKFLATHLTDGPKRLRVGSKIVYRLSDVEHWMRQQEITR
- a CDS encoding tetratricopeptide repeat protein — translated: MGRTWAGFGKKRTPHDVWSDWKAADEAGDAGLAAVLASELLELTPESYYSWFQAGLLSKALGNWPESLNRNTRALKLFTPKDAEEFNGANPAAWNLGIASTALGDWATARHAWVAYGLDQFRADSGPIDVDCGMAPVRLNPDRPSLPHQVLFGAGNTEVVWCWRRSPAHAVIASVPMPESGHRFRDTVLHDGEPKGTRRLDGQEVSVFDELGRLKESGLPTWQAQIVGATGDDVQALAALLGQRGLGLDDWSGIRLMCSKCSHGAPQDGHDHMPTTSDDAQRLGLAGHESDLVDVIKTWLAGRRGIDVHNLDLLW
- a CDS encoding site-specific integrase — encoded protein: MLEYAVGSGYLPANPARNATINNVPKPEPIREPAALTVSQLKALAAQAATGGRYWRTPHDAYGLLILFAGTTGLRWSEIAGLKVDALTFGAAPQVIARTALVSVDGHLQLRGTTKGRKPRGIPIPASVAELLKIHVDGMRPENLVFTSPPGGALRSSNFARRTLHPAIARCQETDPAFPSIVFHDLRRTAVTLWVSERSNIKTVQQIAGHSSAVTTLDVYAQLLADDAQASARAVDGLLNRALP
- a CDS encoding helix-turn-helix domain-containing protein, coding for MSSRPLQYSKAIRESDLPTGVRAVCWALATYANNNTGIAYLTVATLAKATGFSEATVSTHTGVAEAEGYLRKDRQYNRSIIYTITVPIVEEPANSQIAGTVTEMPIWDWVEQERAKRATLTNGPDITP